TACACCCAGATACTGGTATTTCAAGAAAATCCATGAACATCATGAATTCATTCCTTGTTGATACATTCGAAAAAATTGCAACTGAAGCTTCAAGATTATGCAAATATACAAGAAGAGATACCTTATCATCACGTGAAATTCAAACTGCTATAAGATTAGTTTTACCAGGAGAATTAGCTAAACACGCAGTTTCTGAAGGAACCAAAGCTGTAACAAAATTTACCTCCAAATAAATTTTGTCAAGCAGCATCTTACGCGcacaaatataaaaaaaaacaaaaaaaaatatttggttcgcattatatacatataatgTGTAACATCATGTAATaggaaatatatacatatatatgtatatgtaatatatatatatatatatatttatgtatttcCATTTATGTGATTAACCAAAAAAACacaaaaaatttaaaaaaaaaaaaaaaaaaagagaaaaattaaagaaaaaaataaaaaaaaaaaaatttaagaAAAGTGAAATTACCAAAGAAGAAATAAGCTaattgatattatataaagagaagaataatttttatatatatgtatgttattgaaaaaaaaaaaaaaaaaaagaaagaaaagaagaaaagaaagaaaaaaaaaaaaaattatattcaaATGATCTAAAAATGAAATTTAGGTGtagtatataaaaaagaattagaaattatgatatatataacaaaaaaggaaagattttttaaaaaaaa
This genomic window from Plasmodium gaboni strain SY75 chromosome Unknown, whole genome shotgun sequence contains:
- a CDS encoding histone H2B, with translation MVSKKPAKAKKTGTGPDGKKKRKKSRYDSYGLYIFKVLKQVHPDTGISRKSMNIMNSFLVDTFEKIATEASRLCKYTRRDTLSSREIQTAIRLVLPGELAKHAVSEGTKAVTKFTSK